A single genomic interval of Brevundimonas diminuta harbors:
- a CDS encoding DUF1674 domain-containing protein, with protein MTEHPTLAPNDADETPATTPVFNADVPHATPERPLTEVARRALQEAADRRAAETTVQADTEYGGPTGPEPTRFGDWEKKGLAVDF; from the coding sequence GTGACCGAACATCCCACCCTCGCGCCGAATGACGCGGACGAAACGCCGGCTACGACGCCCGTTTTCAACGCCGACGTGCCCCACGCCACGCCGGAACGGCCGCTCACCGAGGTGGCGCGGCGCGCGCTTCAGGAAGCGGCGGATCGTCGCGCGGCGGAAACGACGGTTCAGGCGGACACGGAATACGGCGGTCCGACCGGTCCCGAACCGACGCGCTTCGGCGACTGGGAGAAGAAGGGTCTGGCGGTCGATTTCTGA
- the pyrF gene encoding orotidine-5'-phosphate decarboxylase produces the protein MTDPQTSSDRAPDERIICALDVPTTAEAAALAERIGDAVGFYKVGLQLFAVDGMALARELKAQGRKIFLDWKLHDIGATVEKATANLAGADCDLLTVHARPQVMAAAARGAAGSKMKVLGVTVLTSLTADDLAADDHSLSPADLVERRVRQALEAGIDGVVSSPHEAARARALAIEAGRPDFLIVTPGVRPVGAALDDQARAATPQAALQAGATHLVIGRPITASSDPRAAAQEIAQQIALI, from the coding sequence ATGACCGATCCCCAAACCTCCTCCGATCGTGCGCCCGACGAGCGGATCATCTGCGCCCTGGACGTGCCTACCACGGCCGAGGCCGCCGCCCTGGCCGAGCGGATCGGCGACGCGGTCGGCTTCTACAAGGTCGGACTGCAGCTGTTCGCGGTCGACGGCATGGCGCTGGCGCGTGAGCTGAAGGCGCAGGGGCGAAAGATCTTCCTGGACTGGAAGCTGCACGACATCGGCGCGACCGTGGAGAAGGCGACGGCCAATCTGGCGGGCGCGGATTGCGACCTGCTGACGGTGCATGCGCGGCCCCAGGTCATGGCGGCGGCGGCGCGCGGCGCGGCGGGCTCGAAGATGAAGGTTCTCGGGGTTACGGTCCTGACCAGCCTGACAGCCGACGATTTGGCCGCCGACGACCACAGCCTGTCGCCGGCCGATCTGGTCGAGCGGCGCGTGCGTCAGGCGCTGGAGGCCGGAATCGACGGCGTCGTCTCCAGCCCACATGAGGCGGCGCGTGCCCGGGCTCTGGCGATCGAGGCGGGGCGGCCCGACTTCTTGATCGTCACACCCGGCGTGCGACCCGTCGGCGCCGCGCTGGACGACCAGGCGCGGGCGGCGACGCCACAGGCGGCCCTTCAGGCCGGCGCGACCCATCTGGTCATCGGTCGGCCGATCACGGCTTCGAGCGATCCGCGCGCGGCGGCGCAAGAGATCGCACAGCAGATCGCCCTAATCTGA
- a CDS encoding metallopeptidase family protein, whose amino-acid sequence MTDPIAPSLDDFARLAQEAFDALPGPFKDAAGEVVIRIDDFADEATLAEMEIEDPFELTGLYHGVDIGRRDSLGPAAEPSRVFLYRRPILDEWCERGDVGIGELIAHVLIHEIGHHLGLTDDDIHVIEDEAD is encoded by the coding sequence ATGACCGACCCGATCGCCCCCTCCCTCGACGACTTCGCCCGCCTGGCGCAGGAGGCGTTCGACGCCCTGCCCGGACCGTTCAAAGATGCGGCGGGCGAGGTGGTCATCCGCATCGACGACTTCGCCGACGAAGCGACCTTGGCCGAGATGGAGATCGAGGATCCGTTCGAGCTGACGGGCCTGTATCATGGCGTGGACATCGGCCGGCGCGACAGCCTGGGCCCGGCGGCCGAGCCGTCGCGGGTCTTCCTCTATCGCCGCCCCATCCTGGACGAATGGTGCGAGCGCGGCGACGTGGGGATCGGCGAACTGATCGCCCACGTCCTGATCCACGAGATCGGCCACCACCTGGGCCTGACGGATGACGACATCCACGTCATCGAGGACGAGGCGGACTGA
- a CDS encoding M20/M25/M40 family metallo-hydrolase, giving the protein MSRLLAFVSAAALLATPVAAQSVDRVAVNGIIDQGLNHSQVMQTAAYLTDRIGGRMTNSPQMREAERWAQQQFRDYGLSDVRAEGFEFGRGWSIVRSSARMTAPRPLDLRAIPVAWTPSTTGMISGGVIVAPISKIEDFDKWRGKLSGKIVMLSQPGTGSEPTEPAFRRWTSAELAERNTYNQPQHSPAAIERSLKTVNFANQLDAFLAEQGALAWVRISQRDGGLLHGTGYTYQVGATPKLAGMELAAEDYRRLARLALTDAPPTLELMSEVRFHDEDVNAYNILADIPGTARGTEYVMAGAHLDSWVASDGAVDNAAGSAVVMEAARILKALNVKPKRTIRFALWNGEEQGILGSLAYVDRHLATRAPSSDPALAGLPDNRTWRSRWPIEPRAGYRDLVAYFNLDNGSGKIRGINAEGNVAAAPIFQEWLAPFASMGATTVSLRNSGGTDHVYMQTVGVPGYQFIQDPLDYSSRLHHTSIDSYDHLKAEDLRQAAVILASFLLNAANRDEPLPRMPLPTQPTPSDPFEYPAAD; this is encoded by the coding sequence ATGTCGCGTCTGCTCGCCTTCGTCTCCGCCGCCGCTCTTCTCGCCACGCCGGTCGCCGCCCAGTCGGTGGACCGCGTCGCCGTCAACGGCATCATCGACCAGGGGCTGAACCACAGCCAGGTGATGCAGACCGCCGCCTATCTGACCGACCGGATCGGCGGGCGGATGACCAACTCGCCCCAGATGCGCGAGGCCGAACGCTGGGCGCAGCAGCAGTTCCGCGACTACGGCCTGTCCGACGTGCGCGCCGAAGGGTTCGAGTTCGGCCGGGGCTGGTCCATCGTCCGATCCAGCGCCCGCATGACCGCGCCGCGCCCGCTGGATCTGCGCGCCATCCCGGTCGCCTGGACGCCCTCGACCACTGGCATGATCAGCGGCGGCGTGATCGTGGCCCCGATCTCCAAGATCGAGGATTTTGACAAATGGCGCGGCAAGCTGTCGGGCAAGATCGTCATGCTGTCCCAGCCGGGCACGGGATCCGAGCCGACCGAGCCGGCCTTCCGCCGCTGGACCAGCGCCGAACTGGCCGAGCGCAACACCTATAATCAGCCCCAGCATTCGCCGGCCGCCATCGAACGCTCGCTGAAGACCGTCAACTTCGCCAATCAGCTGGACGCCTTCCTGGCCGAACAGGGCGCCCTGGCCTGGGTGCGGATTTCCCAGCGCGACGGCGGCCTGCTGCACGGCACGGGCTACACCTATCAGGTCGGGGCCACGCCCAAGCTGGCGGGGATGGAGCTGGCGGCCGAGGACTATCGCCGTCTGGCGCGCTTGGCCCTGACCGACGCGCCGCCGACGCTGGAGCTGATGAGCGAGGTCCGCTTCCACGACGAGGACGTCAACGCCTACAACATCCTGGCCGACATCCCCGGCACGGCGCGCGGAACCGAATACGTCATGGCCGGCGCCCATCTGGACAGCTGGGTCGCCTCGGATGGCGCGGTCGACAACGCCGCCGGCAGCGCGGTGGTCATGGAGGCCGCGCGCATACTGAAGGCCCTGAACGTCAAGCCCAAGCGCACCATCCGTTTCGCCCTATGGAACGGCGAGGAGCAGGGCATCCTGGGCTCTCTCGCCTATGTCGACCGGCATCTGGCGACGCGCGCGCCGTCAAGCGATCCCGCGCTGGCGGGCCTGCCGGACAACCGCACCTGGCGCAGCCGCTGGCCGATCGAGCCGCGCGCCGGCTATCGCGATCTGGTCGCCTATTTCAATCTGGACAACGGCTCGGGCAAGATCCGCGGCATCAACGCCGAGGGCAATGTCGCCGCCGCCCCGATCTTCCAGGAATGGCTGGCGCCGTTCGCCAGCATGGGCGCAACGACCGTCTCGCTGCGCAATTCGGGCGGCACCGACCACGTCTATATGCAGACCGTCGGCGTGCCGGGGTATCAGTTCATTCAGGACCCGCTCGACTATTCCAGCCGCCTGCACCACACCAGTATCGACAGCTATGACCACTTGAAGGCCGAGGACCTGCGCCAGGCGGCCGTCATCCTGGCCAGCTTCCTGCTGAACGCCGCCAACCGCGACGAACCCCTGCCGCGCATGCCGCTGCCGACCCAGCCCACGCCGAGCGATCCGTTCGAATATCCGGCGGCGGACTAA
- a CDS encoding MarC family protein → MNAVDLGVNLFVTLFALLDPIGNLPIFAAATAGATLRQRISVSALICAFAAVFLAFFLFTGLGLLQFFGISLAAFRIAGGILLLFLGLDMARGDFLAMFADKDALADSKDVRGYARRRFQRLVVPFAIPLMIGPGAISAVIIQAGEAAKLGYAGTMGSLVAIAAACAVSFVCFALTGSLSRLLGEVGMAIIVKVLGLILCALAIQFILLGLGEAIPGMISGAVTTPYPATK, encoded by the coding sequence ATGAACGCAGTCGATTTGGGTGTCAACCTGTTCGTGACCCTGTTCGCCTTGCTGGACCCGATCGGCAATCTGCCGATCTTCGCCGCCGCGACGGCGGGGGCGACCCTGCGTCAGCGGATTTCGGTCTCGGCCCTGATCTGCGCCTTCGCCGCCGTCTTCCTGGCCTTCTTCCTGTTCACGGGCCTGGGCCTGTTGCAGTTCTTCGGCATTTCGCTGGCGGCGTTCCGCATCGCGGGCGGCATATTGCTGCTGTTCCTGGGTCTGGACATGGCGCGCGGCGACTTCCTGGCCATGTTCGCCGACAAGGATGCGCTGGCGGATTCCAAGGATGTGCGCGGCTATGCCCGCAGGCGTTTTCAGCGTCTGGTCGTGCCCTTCGCCATTCCGCTGATGATCGGGCCTGGCGCCATTTCGGCCGTGATCATTCAGGCGGGCGAGGCGGCCAAGCTGGGCTATGCCGGGACCATGGGGTCGCTGGTGGCGATCGCGGCGGCCTGCGCCGTCTCCTTCGTCTGTTTCGCCCTGACCGGGTCGCTCAGCCGCCTGCTGGGCGAGGTCGGCATGGCGATCATCGTCAAGGTGCTGGGCCTGATCCTGTGCGCCCTGGCGATCCAGTTCATACTGCTGGGCCTGGGCGAGGCCATCCCCGGCATGATCTCCGGCGCGGTGACGACGCCCTATCCGGCGACCAAATAA
- a CDS encoding sensor histidine kinase, whose amino-acid sequence MAEADIAYVATAGAAGLAMAVSAWALLLRGRLHETAVAAERERVEALADLSRHDAMLRAFDDVSVALTPDGQAAGLPIGSAELIARLAGEDVEAGAAVLNKLRITHGALIDALVHEGQAFEGLVALDDVEPWRIEGRVAGGSAWLRLSPASRFTLTGADATESGLALLGDASPTPTWVVDGTGKLAWANRAWLNETNAESIDDAVEKGVSFDRGADALVAEAARLGVRQEGFRWTTGGGARRAWRIIAEPAGGGAVTAFAIEVTEAEETRDTLRRHVDAHDETLNHLADAVAIFGPQKRLAFHNTAFQTLFDIDAAWLDERPTHAELLDRLRQRRSLPEVVDYAGWKARELEFYGASEASPDDSWSLPDGRTLRVVRQPHPLGGILLIFSDITDELKLRSRFNAQIQVQRATLDKLNDAVAVFGSDGRLRLHNEAFETFWNLSADKIATASDFDALAELCKAVLPDPALWLGLKARVADPDPESRVAISGEGRTVDGRVAAWQTRPLPDGATLVAFSDVTARRGLEQALVQREQALAESQALKREFVGSVSYELRTPLTTIVGYSELLETMGDLPERSRQHAGAIRIAASQLARSIDDVLDMAQIDAGEMELSLGDLRVCDLLSQAAEKVQARVEGRGATLTVSCPADLKPIRADEHRIGQALDHLLENAARAVSEGGAVELKAETGPSEIRLTVSDTGRGIPYHLQAHVFDRFVRRERGGPGVGLALVKALVELHGGWAEVESEPGKGAAFILHLPLGAATTAAAPELQLEL is encoded by the coding sequence ATGGCCGAGGCCGACATCGCCTATGTCGCCACAGCGGGCGCAGCCGGACTGGCCATGGCCGTCAGCGCCTGGGCCTTGCTGCTGCGTGGGCGACTGCATGAAACCGCCGTCGCCGCCGAGCGCGAGCGGGTCGAGGCCCTGGCCGACCTCAGCCGCCATGACGCCATGCTGCGCGCCTTCGACGACGTCAGCGTGGCCCTGACGCCCGACGGGCAGGCGGCCGGTCTGCCGATCGGTTCGGCCGAACTGATCGCGCGGCTGGCGGGTGAGGACGTCGAGGCCGGGGCCGCCGTCCTGAACAAGCTCCGGATCACTCACGGCGCGCTGATCGACGCCCTGGTTCACGAAGGTCAGGCGTTCGAAGGTCTGGTCGCGCTTGACGATGTGGAGCCTTGGCGGATCGAGGGCCGGGTGGCGGGCGGTTCGGCCTGGCTGCGGCTATCGCCCGCCTCGCGCTTCACCCTGACCGGGGCGGATGCGACCGAAAGCGGCCTGGCCTTGCTGGGCGACGCCTCGCCGACCCCGACCTGGGTCGTTGACGGGACCGGAAAACTGGCCTGGGCCAATCGCGCCTGGCTGAATGAGACGAATGCCGAGAGCATCGACGACGCCGTCGAAAAGGGCGTGTCCTTCGACCGCGGCGCCGACGCCCTGGTCGCCGAGGCCGCGCGGCTGGGCGTGCGCCAGGAGGGCTTCCGCTGGACGACCGGCGGCGGCGCGCGGCGCGCCTGGCGCATCATCGCCGAGCCGGCGGGCGGCGGCGCCGTGACCGCCTTCGCCATCGAGGTGACCGAGGCGGAAGAGACGCGCGACACCCTGCGCCGCCACGTCGACGCCCATGACGAGACGCTGAACCACCTGGCCGACGCCGTCGCCATCTTCGGCCCGCAAAAGCGGCTGGCCTTCCACAACACCGCCTTCCAGACCCTGTTCGACATCGACGCGGCCTGGCTGGACGAACGTCCGACCCATGCCGAACTGCTGGACCGTCTGCGCCAGCGTCGCAGCCTGCCCGAGGTCGTCGACTACGCCGGCTGGAAGGCGCGTGAGCTGGAGTTCTACGGCGCGTCGGAGGCTTCGCCGGACGACAGCTGGTCCCTGCCGGACGGGCGCACCCTGCGCGTCGTGCGCCAGCCGCACCCGCTGGGCGGCATTCTGCTGATCTTCTCGGACATCACCGACGAGCTGAAGCTGCGCAGCCGCTTCAACGCCCAGATCCAGGTTCAGCGCGCGACGCTGGACAAGCTGAACGATGCGGTCGCGGTGTTCGGCTCCGACGGCCGACTGCGCCTGCACAATGAGGCGTTCGAGACCTTCTGGAACCTGTCGGCGGACAAGATCGCCACGGCCTCGGATTTCGACGCCCTGGCCGAACTGTGCAAGGCCGTGCTGCCCGATCCCGCCCTGTGGCTGGGGCTGAAGGCGCGCGTCGCCGATCCCGATCCCGAAAGCCGTGTCGCCATCTCCGGCGAGGGCCGGACCGTGGACGGTCGCGTCGCTGCCTGGCAGACCCGACCTCTGCCGGACGGCGCGACCCTGGTCGCCTTCTCGGACGTGACGGCCCGTCGCGGGCTGGAGCAGGCGCTGGTGCAGCGCGAACAGGCCCTGGCCGAAAGCCAGGCGCTGAAGCGCGAGTTCGTGGGCAGCGTCTCCTATGAGCTGCGCACGCCGCTGACGACCATCGTCGGTTATTCCGAACTGCTGGAGACGATGGGCGATCTGCCCGAGCGCAGCCGCCAGCACGCGGGCGCCATCCGCATCGCCGCCAGCCAGCTGGCCCGCTCCATCGACGACGTGCTGGACATGGCTCAGATCGACGCGGGAGAGATGGAGCTGTCGCTGGGGGACCTGCGCGTCTGCGACCTGTTGAGCCAGGCGGCCGAAAAGGTCCAGGCGCGGGTCGAGGGGCGCGGCGCCACCCTGACCGTGTCCTGTCCCGCCGATCTCAAACCCATCCGCGCCGACGAGCACCGCATCGGCCAGGCCCTGGATCATCTGCTGGAGAACGCGGCGCGCGCCGTGTCCGAAGGCGGGGCGGTCGAGCTGAAAGCCGAGACCGGCCCGTCCGAAATCCGCCTGACGGTGTCCGACACGGGGCGCGGCATTCCCTATCACCTGCAGGCCCACGTCTTCGACCGCTTTGTCCGGCGCGAGCGCGGCGGCCCCGGCGTGGGTCTGGCCCTGGTCAAGGCCCTGGTCGAACTGCACGGCGGCTGGGCCGAGGTCGAAAGCGAGCCGGGCAAGGGCGCCGCCTTCATCCTGCATCTGCCGCTGGGCGCCGCGACCACCGCCGCCGCACCCGAGCTTCAGCTGGAACTCTAG
- a CDS encoding M28 family metallopeptidase yields the protein MRHTFPAVSILALMMACSPALAQETMPNIDAARMNESVRVLASDEFEGRAPASAGEEKTVAWLVEQFKAAGAEGGGPDGAFVQVAHLSRTRQDGPATVAATVGGKTISLERGPDVLVSSDRPTNHIMVTDAPVVFVGYGATAPERQWDDFKDVDVRGKVIVVLVNDPDFQAPDGDPVAGKFDGNAMTFYGRWTYKFQEAGRRGAAGVLVVHETAGAGYPWSTLQNSSAAPKFDIVRANPDAERAAFQGWIQRAKAEELFTAAGLDFAALKDSARSADFKPIVLPGLTMSVDFGQIADKVETKNVIARIPGSERPDETVMYGAHWDGYGVGTPNAQGDKIYNAAVDNATGVAALLELAHAFAEGPRPKRSVVFAAWSGEEAGLLGSTYYAANPVWPLETTVANINVDSLLPGTEIDPNVVVIGKGKNQLDDILARHATETGRTLIADPAPQAGAFYRSDHFPLALKGVPALFPAAGFTGASAASRDYVQNRYHQPTDEWDSTWTMDAAAADVALIYTVGRELADGDQWPEWNAGAEFGPARDASKASRR from the coding sequence ATGCGCCATACCTTCCCCGCTGTTTCCATCCTGGCCCTGATGATGGCCTGCTCGCCGGCCCTGGCGCAGGAGACGATGCCGAACATCGACGCCGCGCGGATGAATGAGTCGGTTCGGGTTCTGGCGTCGGACGAGTTCGAAGGCCGCGCCCCCGCCTCGGCCGGCGAGGAAAAGACCGTCGCCTGGCTGGTCGAACAGTTCAAAGCCGCAGGGGCCGAGGGCGGCGGGCCGGACGGCGCCTTCGTCCAGGTCGCCCATCTGTCGCGCACGCGCCAGGACGGTCCGGCGACCGTCGCCGCGACCGTCGGCGGCAAGACCATCAGCCTGGAGCGCGGTCCCGATGTCCTGGTGTCAAGCGATCGGCCGACCAACCACATCATGGTGACTGATGCGCCCGTGGTCTTCGTGGGCTACGGCGCCACGGCGCCCGAGCGCCAGTGGGACGATTTCAAGGATGTGGACGTGCGCGGCAAGGTCATCGTCGTCCTGGTCAACGACCCCGACTTCCAGGCGCCCGACGGCGATCCGGTCGCGGGCAAGTTCGACGGAAACGCCATGACCTTCTATGGCCGCTGGACCTACAAGTTCCAGGAGGCGGGTCGTCGCGGCGCGGCGGGCGTGCTGGTGGTGCATGAGACGGCCGGCGCGGGCTATCCCTGGTCGACGCTGCAGAACTCATCGGCCGCGCCCAAGTTCGACATCGTGCGCGCCAACCCCGACGCCGAACGCGCGGCGTTCCAGGGCTGGATCCAACGCGCCAAGGCGGAAGAGCTGTTCACCGCCGCCGGGCTGGATTTCGCCGCCCTGAAGGACAGCGCGCGCAGCGCCGATTTCAAGCCCATCGTCCTGCCCGGCCTGACGATGAGCGTCGATTTCGGCCAGATCGCCGACAAGGTGGAGACCAAGAACGTCATCGCCCGCATTCCCGGCTCCGAACGCCCGGACGAGACCGTCATGTACGGCGCCCACTGGGACGGCTACGGCGTCGGCACGCCGAACGCCCAAGGCGACAAGATCTATAATGCGGCGGTGGACAATGCGACCGGCGTCGCCGCACTGCTGGAACTGGCCCACGCCTTCGCCGAAGGTCCGCGCCCCAAACGATCGGTCGTCTTCGCCGCTTGGTCGGGCGAGGAGGCAGGCCTCCTGGGCTCAACCTATTACGCCGCCAATCCGGTCTGGCCGCTGGAGACCACGGTCGCCAACATCAACGTCGACAGCCTGTTGCCGGGGACCGAGATCGACCCGAACGTGGTCGTCATCGGCAAAGGCAAGAACCAGTTAGACGACATTCTGGCGCGCCATGCGACCGAGACGGGCCGCACCCTAATCGCCGATCCGGCGCCCCAGGCTGGGGCCTTCTATCGTTCGGACCATTTCCCCCTGGCGTTGAAGGGCGTGCCGGCCCTGTTCCCGGCGGCGGGCTTCACCGGCGCCAGCGCGGCCAGCCGCGACTATGTCCAGAACCGCTATCATCAGCCCACGGACGAATGGGACTCGACCTGGACGATGGACGCCGCCGCCGCCGATGTCGCCCTGATCTACACCGTCGGTCGCGAGCTGGCGGACGGCGACCAATGGCCAGAGTGGAACGCGGGCGCCGAGTTCGGCCCGGCGCGGGACGCCTCGAAAGCGTCGCGACGCTAG
- the trhA gene encoding PAQR family membrane homeostasis protein TrhA: MLRTLKRFVTHVCTPDELDMIEHYPTRAEKLADLWVHVVGLMLAAVGGIILAGLAGVYAGIGGVMATAIYALCLVGMLTASTIYNWTNPCAARPVLRRLDEAAIFLMIAGSYTPFTTQRFEGLWAIGFTTLIWTLAFLGAGVKLFAPRISDKFWSGVYVVFGWLAVAALKPMVETVHPIALALLVIGGLIYTAGVFVFISPRVKFRRAIWHGFVVTGATVHWTAVLVGVVLAPAMSH, encoded by the coding sequence ATGCTGCGCACGCTGAAACGGTTTGTCACCCACGTCTGCACGCCGGACGAGCTGGACATGATCGAGCACTATCCGACGCGCGCGGAAAAGCTGGCGGATCTGTGGGTCCACGTCGTCGGCCTGATGCTGGCGGCGGTGGGCGGCATCATCCTGGCGGGTCTCGCCGGGGTCTATGCGGGGATCGGCGGCGTGATGGCGACCGCCATCTACGCTTTGTGCCTCGTCGGCATGCTGACGGCCTCGACCATCTACAACTGGACAAACCCCTGCGCCGCGCGGCCCGTGCTGCGGCGCCTGGACGAGGCGGCGATCTTCCTGATGATCGCCGGCAGCTATACCCCCTTCACCACCCAACGGTTCGAGGGTCTGTGGGCCATCGGCTTCACCACCCTGATCTGGACCCTGGCCTTCCTGGGTGCCGGGGTGAAGCTGTTCGCGCCGCGCATCTCGGACAAGTTCTGGAGCGGCGTCTATGTCGTCTTCGGCTGGCTGGCGGTCGCGGCCCTGAAGCCGATGGTCGAGACGGTGCATCCGATCGCCCTGGCCCTGCTGGTCATCGGCGGCCTGATCTATACCGCCGGAGTTTTCGTCTTCATCAGCCCGCGCGTGAAGTTCCGCCGCGCCATCTGGCACGGATTCGTCGTCACCGGAGCGACCGTGCATTGGACGGCGGTGCTGGTCGGCGTCGTGCTGGCCCCGGCCATGAGCCACTGA
- the htpX gene encoding zinc metalloprotease HtpX — protein MNHLKTFILLAAMTALFAGVGYLIGGATGMAIALLFAGGMNLFSYWNADKIVLKMYRAQPVDEQHPNAVVRNYVADVRQMARDAGLPQPQVAIIPNDQPNAFATGRNPENAAVCATTGLLDMLTREEVRGVMAHELAHVKNRDTLIMTVTATIAGAIAALANFALFFGGNDRERPGGIIGTIALMLLAPMAAGLVQMAISRGREYEADRVGAEIAGDPQALASALQKIDAYARRITNQTAERNPASGQMFIINPLAGRGADNLFSTHPATGNRVRALMELGAKMGMQSRARTPDLTQPRPAAGFTTTGVPTTPPEPRGPWG, from the coding sequence ATGAACCATCTGAAGACCTTCATTCTGTTGGCGGCGATGACGGCCCTGTTCGCCGGGGTCGGCTATCTGATCGGCGGCGCGACCGGCATGGCGATCGCCCTGCTGTTCGCGGGCGGGATGAACCTGTTCAGCTACTGGAACGCCGACAAGATCGTGCTGAAGATGTACCGGGCCCAGCCGGTCGACGAGCAGCACCCCAATGCCGTGGTCAGGAACTATGTCGCCGACGTGCGTCAGATGGCCCGCGACGCCGGCCTGCCCCAGCCGCAGGTCGCCATCATTCCCAATGATCAGCCCAACGCCTTCGCCACCGGCCGAAACCCCGAGAACGCCGCCGTCTGCGCCACCACAGGCCTGCTGGACATGCTGACGCGCGAGGAGGTGCGCGGGGTCATGGCGCACGAGCTGGCCCATGTGAAGAACCGCGACACCCTGATCATGACGGTGACGGCGACTATCGCCGGCGCCATCGCCGCGCTCGCCAACTTCGCCCTGTTCTTCGGCGGCAACGACCGCGAGCGGCCGGGCGGCATCATCGGCACGATCGCCCTGATGCTGCTGGCGCCGATGGCCGCCGGTCTGGTGCAGATGGCCATCAGCCGGGGCCGCGAATATGAGGCCGACCGCGTCGGCGCCGAGATCGCCGGCGATCCCCAGGCCTTGGCTTCGGCCCTGCAGAAGATCGACGCCTACGCCCGGCGGATCACCAATCAGACGGCCGAGCGCAATCCGGCCTCGGGTCAGATGTTCATCATCAATCCGCTGGCGGGACGCGGCGCGGACAATCTGTTCTCGACCCATCCGGCGACGGGAAACCGCGTCCGGGCCTTGATGGAGCTTGGCGCGAAGATGGGAATGCAGTCCCGCGCCCGAACGCCGGACCTGACCCAGCCGCGCCCGGCCGCCGGTTTCACGACCACCGGCGTCCCGACCACCCCGCCGGAGCCGCGCGGTCCCTGGGGCTGA
- a CDS encoding acetyl-CoA C-acetyltransferase: MTDVVIVSAARTPVGSFLGALSSLPASKLGEIAIKAALERAGVSGDEVDEVILGHVLQAAAGQGPARQAAVGAGVRKEAAAWSLNQICGSGLRAVAIAAQQIALGDAKIVVAGGQESMSQAPHAQQLRNGHKMGDVALVDTMVKDGLWDAFNGYHMGQTAENIAEKWSISREAQDEFGLASQHKAEAAQNAGKFDEEITPVVIPGRKGDVTVDKDEYIRHGATLELMQKLKPAFTKDGSVTAANASGLNDGAAALVLMSADEAKARGLEPLARIASYATAGVDPSIMGTGPIPASKKALEKAGWSVADLDLVESNEAFAAQSLCVVKELGLDPAKVNVNGGAIAIGHPIGASGARILTTLLFEMKRSGAKKGLATLCIGGGMGVALCVERA, from the coding sequence ATGACCGACGTCGTCATCGTTTCCGCCGCGCGCACCCCGGTCGGCTCCTTCCTGGGCGCCCTGTCGTCGCTTCCGGCATCCAAGCTCGGCGAGATCGCCATCAAGGCGGCGCTGGAGCGGGCCGGCGTCTCCGGCGACGAGGTCGATGAGGTGATCCTGGGTCATGTGTTGCAGGCCGCGGCGGGTCAGGGCCCTGCGCGTCAAGCCGCCGTCGGCGCGGGCGTTCGAAAGGAGGCCGCCGCCTGGAGCCTGAACCAGATCTGCGGCTCGGGCCTTCGCGCCGTCGCCATCGCCGCCCAGCAGATCGCTCTGGGCGACGCCAAGATCGTCGTCGCCGGCGGTCAGGAGAGCATGAGCCAGGCGCCGCACGCCCAACAGCTGCGCAACGGGCACAAGATGGGCGACGTCGCCCTGGTCGACACCATGGTCAAGGACGGCCTGTGGGACGCCTTCAACGGCTATCACATGGGTCAGACGGCCGAGAACATCGCCGAAAAATGGTCCATCAGCCGCGAGGCGCAGGACGAATTCGGTCTGGCCAGCCAGCACAAGGCCGAGGCGGCCCAGAACGCCGGCAAGTTCGATGAGGAGATCACGCCGGTCGTCATCCCCGGCCGCAAGGGCGATGTGACGGTCGACAAGGACGAATACATCCGCCACGGCGCGACGCTGGAGCTGATGCAGAAGCTGAAACCCGCCTTTACCAAGGACGGCAGCGTCACCGCCGCCAATGCGTCCGGGCTGAACGACGGCGCTGCTGCTTTGGTGCTGATGAGCGCCGACGAGGCCAAGGCCCGCGGGCTGGAGCCGCTGGCCCGCATCGCCTCCTACGCCACCGCCGGCGTCGATCCGTCGATCATGGGGACCGGCCCGATCCCGGCGTCGAAGAAGGCGCTCGAAAAGGCGGGCTGGAGCGTCGCCGATCTGGATCTGGTCGAGTCCAACGAGGCCTTCGCCGCCCAGAGCCTGTGCGTGGTCAAGGAGCTGGGTCTCGACCCGGCCAAGGTCAACGTCAACGGCGGCGCCATCGCCATCGGCCACCCCATCGGCGCCTCGGGCGCGCGCATCCTGACGACGCTTCTGTTCGAGATGAAAAGGTCGGGCGCGAAGAAGGGTCTGGCGACCCTGTGCATCGGCGGCGGCATGGGCGTGGCCCTGTGCGTGGAGCGCGCGTGA